One genomic region from Leptolyngbyaceae cyanobacterium JSC-12 encodes:
- a CDS encoding D12 class N6 adenine-specific DNA methyltransferase (IMG reference gene:2510095172~PFAM: D12 class N6 adenine-specific DNA methyltransferase), protein MAVAARQQSEYTFKANRNLGRHGWLRLTPAYGVKLVEKLLTPAQQNAVILDPFSGTATTGLVAAEKGYRAVTFDVNPFLIWLGKVKCRNYSAKHLADIQSQVQKVLAEHKTIIQQEHWVPQIFNIERWWSKQTLKILAALRTALVNQFGEPAEDSDYSLVWVAFCRLVIETSSAAFNHVSMSFNDQATHFEIEYVEELFLSILGFILKTAEIEIPGDARIMKIDARNITGLEDIKVNKVITSPPYPNRISYIRELRPYMYWTKFLNEAKEAGELDWLAIGGTWGIATSRLLSWRIQEKKLPEEVFSTVERIEISNGKNAQLLSIYVLKYFHDMHLHLSSMRSFLQDKAELHYIVGNSTFFGNMVDTASLLSTSMRLLGYSDIQSEIIRKRNCNKALYEYCISANWSAT, encoded by the coding sequence ATGGCTGTTGCTGCTAGACAACAATCTGAATATACTTTCAAAGCAAACCGCAATCTTGGAAGACATGGATGGTTGCGCCTTACACCAGCATACGGCGTGAAATTGGTTGAAAAGCTTCTTACCCCTGCTCAACAGAATGCAGTTATCCTCGATCCTTTCTCTGGTACGGCTACAACGGGACTGGTTGCCGCTGAAAAAGGATATAGAGCGGTCACATTCGATGTTAATCCTTTTCTAATTTGGCTCGGAAAGGTTAAATGTCGGAACTACTCTGCGAAGCACTTAGCTGATATTCAATCTCAAGTACAAAAGGTTTTAGCAGAACACAAAACCATAATTCAACAGGAGCATTGGGTTCCCCAGATATTTAATATCGAAAGATGGTGGTCTAAGCAAACACTTAAAATTCTTGCTGCCCTGAGAACGGCTTTAGTGAATCAATTTGGAGAGCCAGCAGAAGATAGTGATTATAGTTTAGTCTGGGTCGCTTTTTGTCGCTTAGTCATTGAAACTTCCTCGGCAGCATTTAATCATGTTTCTATGTCATTTAATGACCAAGCAACTCATTTCGAGATTGAATATGTTGAAGAGCTTTTCTTAAGCATTCTCGGTTTTATCTTAAAAACTGCTGAAATTGAGATTCCTGGTGATGCCAGAATAATGAAGATTGATGCTCGTAACATTACTGGCTTAGAAGATATAAAAGTCAATAAGGTGATAACCTCACCTCCTTATCCGAATCGAATAAGTTATATTCGCGAATTGCGTCCCTACATGTATTGGACAAAGTTCTTAAATGAAGCGAAAGAGGCAGGTGAGCTAGATTGGTTGGCAATTGGTGGAACATGGGGCATCGCAACTAGTCGGCTCCTTTCTTGGCGAATACAGGAAAAGAAGCTACCAGAGGAAGTCTTCTCCACTGTAGAAAGGATAGAAATATCCAATGGAAAAAATGCTCAGCTTTTGTCTATTTATGTGTTGAAGTATTTCCATGATATGCACTTGCATCTAAGTTCAATGAGATCTTTTTTGCAAGATAAAGCAGAACTACATTACATTGTAGGAAATTCGACCTTTTTCGGAAATATGGTTGATACAGCATCATTACTTTCCACTTCCATGCGCCTTCTTGGTTATTCAGATATTCAGTCAGAAATCATTAGAAAACGCAACTGCAATAAGGCACTGTATGAGTATTGCATTTCTGCAAATTGGTCAGCCACCTAA
- a CDS encoding ferredoxin (IMG reference gene:2510095170), whose protein sequence is MDTKPLQKKAKSRGIAVNGQGGYERHILLCTGLRQSGDTCCPAEEGAKTWKYLGKRLKQLTQDGHNIYCTEVECLMFCRGGPLAVVYPEGTWYCHVTAEVCERIIQEHLLEGKPVEEFMFARNPFLKDL, encoded by the coding sequence ATGGATACAAAACCTTTGCAAAAGAAGGCTAAATCACGAGGTATTGCTGTTAATGGGCAAGGTGGTTATGAACGACATATTTTGTTGTGTACTGGGTTGCGCCAAAGTGGAGATACTTGTTGCCCTGCTGAAGAAGGTGCTAAAACTTGGAAATATCTGGGTAAACGACTAAAGCAACTTACTCAAGATGGACACAACATTTATTGCACAGAAGTGGAATGTTTGATGTTTTGTCGAGGTGGCCCGCTTGCAGTTGTCTACCCTGAAGGGACTTGGTATTGTCACGTTACAGCGGAGGTCTGTGAACGCATTATCCAAGAACATTTGTTGGAAGGCAAACCTGTTGAAGAATTTATGTTTGCGCGTAACCCATTTTTGAAAGATTTGTAA
- a CDS encoding hypothetical protein (IMG reference gene:2510095171), whose product MTDENLYLKRFLDPIKVCRRYKPKFGLGNREEGLNLDGFLSLYGADPFYSWIGLNSDLMYAAHKAASGMTSVYRQVGKGCENLFRQIVIDSAGYEDPRNATWSYIAKTKNDKDKTLSLDARLELDAIQNSEVKARVVQWIANYSTSLMVPNPARGAVFEVRQGYKSKDSKRQNADIDNIAVAWANGYLPVFAIFSSQIDADLVLRYRNSRGGIIIGTTAGTNQTSLFVFCREVLGYDLADFFRRNSEQIKSEIYDTLEALLSAN is encoded by the coding sequence GTGACTGACGAAAACCTGTACCTCAAAAGATTTTTAGACCCCATCAAAGTGTGTAGGCGGTATAAGCCAAAATTTGGCTTAGGTAACAGAGAGGAAGGGCTTAATTTAGACGGATTTCTTTCACTTTACGGCGCAGATCCATTTTATTCCTGGATCGGTCTGAACTCAGATTTAATGTATGCTGCACACAAAGCTGCTAGCGGTATGACTTCGGTTTATCGCCAAGTTGGAAAGGGTTGCGAAAATTTATTTAGGCAGATTGTGATAGATAGTGCAGGATACGAAGATCCTCGCAATGCAACCTGGTCTTATATTGCTAAAACGAAAAATGATAAAGACAAAACATTGTCATTGGATGCTCGATTAGAACTTGATGCAATTCAAAACTCCGAAGTGAAAGCAAGAGTGGTTCAGTGGATAGCCAATTACAGTACATCTTTAATGGTGCCTAACCCAGCAAGGGGGGCAGTATTTGAGGTTCGACAAGGTTATAAAAGCAAAGATAGTAAAAGGCAAAATGCAGACATCGATAATATTGCTGTTGCATGGGCTAATGGATACTTGCCAGTTTTTGCTATTTTCTCCTCACAAATTGATGCAGACTTAGTTCTACGATACCGAAATAGCCGTGGAGGAATAATTATTGGAACCACGGCAGGCACTAACCAAACATCGTTATTTGTTTTTTGCCGAGAAGTTTTAGGCTATGATTTAGCAGATTTCTTTCGTCGCAACTCCGAGCAAATTAAGAGCGAAATTTACGACACCTTGGAAGCGTTACTAAGTGCAAACTGA